DNA from Elaeis guineensis isolate ETL-2024a chromosome 2, EG11, whole genome shotgun sequence:
AATGAGACCAATATTTTAAATCCCCTAGGATAGAGGTGCCCCAGTTTCTCCACAAAGCAAGACGCCACACTGTCCCCCTGTTCCAGCTGCCATCCCTGTACGTACCCTGGTGCCTGtccccttcttctttcctttatgtctttcttcctctatttgtctctttttcttctttccttcctttccttttgtttttaaaacttccttccttcctttctttcctttttcttcttctttctttccctttttccttATTTCATTCCTCTTTCTTATTCTCCCTACcttactttttttcttctttctttcatttcttctgtccttctttctttctttcctttcttctttccctttttttattttttttcttctcccttccttcctttcttccctttttcttcttctttccttcctttctattCTTCATTTTCCCTTGATTTCTTTGTAACTTTTCTTCttgtttccttcctttctttttgctttttcttcttctctcctttctttctttccttcatcttttttcttctttccccaTGTGGATGAGTTTCAGATTCCCACCCCACAGTAACAAAATGAGACACCATCCTGCCAGCATTTAAAACATTGAAAGAGTCCATATTTCATATTTGAGCAGCAACGTCTTTCACTTGACTCTCAAGTTTGTTAAGGCATTTGTAGGCCTTGGTCTTGGTCAAGCTAAGAGGTTGGACCATCAAGCAAAAAGGCCGCtccttccttcccttcaattgatGGACAATATGTTATTTTATAGAAATATCCAAaatcatcatcaaaaaatagCCCATTAATGAGAGCATATTAAGAGAAGATGTATAATTGAGATGAGCTCAAGCTAGCTAGGCCTAACCTAAGCTCAATGCCTCATCCAACTCCAAACCACCCTCAAGTTGTTCGCAAATAGCTCGCTTGTGAGATTTGCTAAGAGCTTAAGGCCCCACACACTTCCCCCTACACAtaaacacacactctctctctcaacTAGTTTCCACGACCAGATTTCAGCATAATAATTGAAGCATGTTCTTCTTATTTTTCCCAAATTATGttactagaaaaaaattttacatataaaacATTTTATCTACAAAATAGTAACTTATATGATAATCCGCATGCATGCACAAAATAgtaacttatatgataatacgcacgcacgcatacatacatacatattaaagtatatgcatatatatacatatatattaaagTAGATTTTATGTTTAACTAAAGCAATCTTGAACAAGCTAGACAAAGTTCAAGCTCAGTTCATCTATTAGTCAAGTGACCGCAAATCTAACCAAACACAAGCTTCTCATGAAAAGCTTCCTCATAAGATAGCCCTAATTAAGAGTAGAagcattgtttaacacaaaatgaAGGGTTAAAATTATAGCTATGTGGTTGAATTTGGTCTCTTGAACTGCTGCCAAGCACAATAAGATTCTTGATGGAAAAAAAACATATGCCCACTAATTACTTTCAATAATGCCTATTGCCAGGAGAACTTCTTCTCATTCCTTTCCCATAAAATGTTGATCTTCATCACATGCATCAAAATTTTTAGCTCAACACATATTTCTAACCACCTCCTAAAAAATCAGGCCCTTCTTGCATTGGCCAGTAACAGAAGTGCCACAGAATTCGAATCATGTGAGGATAAATGCCCCACACCAAATAATAAATTGATGACCCTCTTTGCTTCTCCCTCTCTTAATTTGCGTTATCAAATAATTTGACTTGCTTGTTTCTTGATTTTGCCGCCcctaaaaaaaacagaaaaaagacTCTGCGAACAAAAAGAATCACTGCCATAATTTGGAGCAATCGTACTAATTGTCCAGATAAAGAATCAAAACAATAACACCGGATGTCGAATCACCTGTTTTGAGATAAAGAATTAAACTATAACACGGGTTGTCAAACCACCTGTTTTCGAATCAAAGAAACCCTCTTTTTTTCCCCTCCGAAATCTGTAACTcgtgaagaacaagaaaaagaacccGAAAAAATAAAGCGTGAGCGCTTGCAATTAAAGAATCTTAACTAACCAATAAAATCCGAGTTCCAAATTCCCCTTCGTCCCGGCTCCAATCAATCACAAAACATCTCTCAACAAATCAACAACCCCAGTGGTCACACGCTGAAAACCTAAAACCAATATCAAAACAATGCCAACCCTCCTCCATCCGTCCTCCCATCAAAAACCACAATCACCTCTCAATCTCCAGCCAAAAAACAGAGAGGTCATATACATCAAGATTGCATCGAATTCATACAGAATAGATATAGAAAGAGTAGAAGAATCCGAAGTACCTCggcttagggtttctttttggaCCAGTATTAGGACAAGGAGTACCGGCGAAATCGTCGTAGAGATGAGGGTGAAGCCAGCGCCCAACTCGATCCGCTGGGCTTTACTTGCCTGCTAGAATACCATTTCCCGGATACGGCGCTGCTGGATTTTGTTGCGCCCAACAGTGGACCAAGGACGGTGACATCCGCCACGTGGGAGCTTTTGAGGCCTCACGTAGCGCATGTGACTCCCTGGAAGGAACACGGGTTAATTGCTGTTTCCTCTCGTGACAATTCTAAATCCGTCCAACGAAATCACTGCCATCACATACTTTGCTGTTCGTCGTGAGGCTGGAGCATCAGGGTATTTTTGTGTCTTAGACAATcggatcaaattaaatcataaataaattaaattataaataaatcgaattaaaaaataattaatttaaatcggatttatttattaaatagatcaaaaatttaaatttgaatctaatttaattattaaataaataatctaatctgatttatttaatctatttattaaatagatcaaattagattgaatggattaaatatattaaacgggttaaacgaaTTAAACGGAtcaaattaaatagatcaaaaacagattaaacagattttaaacaggttaaacggatcttaaatagATGAAACATATTAAATAGGTTGGATTACATAGctcagaaatagattaaacaggttaaatgaatTATATGACTCAacccgatctgaatattaaacaggttaaatgggtcatatatctaaaattcatatccgatccatttattaaacagattaaatggattgATCCGTTTATAATTCGAATCCGTTTAGtctaaatttaaatctatttatagcaGATCGAACACGAATCGAATTGAcgaatcggatcatattttgccaactCTAATTTCTATCTGGATTAGCTTTACCATTGGGTGCTGAAATCGCTCATTGTTAtgtgacccaaaaaaaaaaaaaaaattgcacccGCAAAATTGGTGATTGTGATTTGACAATGAATATGATCAAGAATAACGCATAAAAATTTCACCATTGGTCAAGGATAACTGTGAATCACATTTCGAACCGGATAATAATGCTGTAATTTTGTTATAAAGGCATAATGTctattattatttaaatctttattGTTACCATGAGGTAGACTCCCTTTGAAACTGCTATaagtataataatatttataatggtTGATAGTAAAAGCAAGAATTTGTTTGGAGGCATGATGTGttggatttggattgtatctTTTGTACAAAAAAATCATTCATCTTTTTCTACAACATCATTAGATTGTGCAATAGtcattttaaaatctacatagaCTTGTGAAagaaatagatttgagtattttGCAATATATGTAAAGCATATGATCCAAAGATGATCAATCATTCATTTGCAATTTAATGGACTGAGATATGATAGGTTTGTCTTGTGAAATTGCATGCCACAAGTAAGTACCGCCATTAGTATTTACAAACCAAGCCATGTCTTTATTTTGGTTGGGGTAGGATAACCACAATTTAGCAAAAGTGGAGAGATACGCACTAATGAGATATAACAGTTGAAATGAAAAATAGATGACCAAAATAAAAGACCACTAAAATAGCACTTGAAATTGTATTTGTAAATATGTTATCAATCTAAGTTCATTCTCTTGCAAAAGTCATATTTGAAAGCCTTTTGCATGTGCCTGCgtatatttttctttagtttgaTATCATGCATGTACGGGGCAATATCCAAAGGAATGCtcgtaaatagaaaaaaaaataaaaaaaaaattatatttctacAAGGGTATCTACTATTGCTACTAGTTAACACTTTGACATCCTAGAGGTTGGATTTAGCACCTCCCCCAATGCAGATGCTAAAGAGAGCAATGTTAGTCAAAAGGCCCAAGTCCCATTGGCAgattttaaatgattcaaattTTAGCTATAAATTGTTTAAGATATTTTAACGCTATTGCGATTGTATGCTTTTAATGAATTCATTAATTTTTTCTCTGGCTTTCAAATCTTTAACTTAGCTATTGGTTACTTGCCAAAGTAAATTAAGAAGCATATCATGGTATATTCAGCATTATTTATCGAGTTTGATGTCAACAAAAATTTAGTTTGGATGAACTATTCATAAAGGTACATCCATATTTTTGTGTAATTCAATTTTGAATGATTTTGATTCATTTCCATGCTTCTGAATATTAGAATCTTTACTCATAGCTTGATTCATTTCCCAATAACTTATCCAAAAATATAAATAAGCATATCAGTTATATTCAGCAAACACTCTTGTATTTATTTATCTATCTTCAGATTGTTCTCTTTAGCTCCTAAATAATGATCATTTGCTTTATGGTCTTCAGATTCTgcataaaaaatttctaaaatggCCCATATAAGCTTTATGGCGATATATTTTATCCATTTTTGCTCCTCGTGTTCTATAAAATAGGGATAAAACCTTTTGATTTCTTCATTTCTTTGAGATGctggactttttttttttggtttaccTAGACCTTTAGTTTGAAGTGGGGATTGATTTATTAACTATAGTACGGCTACTATCATGTCCAAACTATTTCATTCATGAAAAGAATGAGAAAGAGAACAAttataaataagaaaaagagaagcaACCCAAGATAGTAGATGAGGACATGAGAACTAATGAAGAACATCTAATATTCAatcttggagaagaaaagttcatgGATGATGAAACTAGAGAAAATCAAATCATAGAATAAGAAAATTAAACTTCTTCACGGAAAATGCCTTTTAAGATAAATAATCATCTCACTGGcactatcttttttttaaaaaattaaattacaaaAAATCCACCAAATATTTTCATTTATTACATTTTCATCAAATCATTCATAAAACCTACATTCACATTCTGTTAAATGAACGACATTAATAAatcatttattttatataaaaaattaaaattatccttaAACGAAGAGAATGATacatacaatttttatttttttgtatcatTTGATGGATGTTATATTACTTAAagttatttttgttatttttgaaaaattttctggtatagtatttgaattttatttaaggTTAATGGTTTGCCTTATGAGTTAAAAGTATGGAACAAAAATAAACGTCGGaggataaatataaaattttaaattattaaattattaaatgtAAGTGTAATTCATCCTTACTCTTAGAGGATTTTAATAATCGACTCTTTtttctaaataaataaatcagcTGGTCATGGTTTGCTTTGTGGTACATATCGATGGCATGCCTGATGGACCCTTTTATACTGTGCAATAACTTTCTATTGAAATGTACTGGCATGAAGTGTGGATATATGTAGATTGTTTTACCGAAAAAAATCGGTTTGTTTTACTGGAAAAAACCAACCCAAGATGACGGACGGGTAGCATTAGCGTATGTCTTTACCGGCACATGGAAGATCCGATAAAATCCCGCGCAGCCATCCACTCGGAGTTCCGTATTGTATTGTCGTGAGTTTGGGTTGCGCTATTGGTGGATGGCGAGCGGACGCTGGGATACGTTGACGGAGCGGTGATCGCATATCGGCTCGAAATAATTAAATACCTAAAGGTCACCTTTGGAGCTTCTCATTTCCTCTTCCTCCGTTTCTCTTCTCCCTCGAGTTCAGATCaccttctctccttctctctaaACCCTAGGGTGCGAGCCATCGATCGAATCGAGTGATCTAGCGATCGATCGGCGAGGGTTGTAATGGCTGGGATTGGTCCGATCACCCAGGATTGGGATCCCATCATGATCCGCAAGAAGGGCCCCAACGTCACCGCAAAGAAGGACGAGAAGGCTGTCAACGCCGCCCGACGCAGTGGAGCTGAGATCGACACCGTAAAGAAGTGTATGCGATTATAATCTTCCCTTTTTTTTCCCTATTCGATTGCCATGGATGCTAGGTTTTCTATCTTTTATCTGTTTGTTTTTCATGCCTCTCTTTTTTCCCGTTGAAATTAATGAAATATCATTCGTACTTTGATTCCAAGTTTCTAGTTGATGCAATGAGTTTTCCTAGGTTTTGGATGATTTCTGAGGTCAACTTGTCCGCGAAAAGagattcttcttttcttgatatcagatttttttttgggtCTGATTATTTGCATACATATGGTGTGATTAAGgatcttttttttccccttttttttggtTAATGCTCTGGCTGgttgccaaaaaaaaaaggaaaaatgaaaaaaaaaacaaagatacATCAatggaagaaaaaaaggaaattaATAAgaatgatagaaaaagaaaattaagtattttattgaagaaaaattgcgatgaaagAAAAAAGTGGTTATTGTCGGTGTGAGGATATGTGTGTTTTGTCCATCGGTTGTGCACCAGGAGGTTTGCATACTGGGTGAGGAATTAAAATGACACTTTTTGACTAGCTTTTTTGGGTGAAGTATGGGTTATTGCAAATTATATCACAAGGGACTGGTCTCATTTGGAGCTTACCATGGATCaattatgataggatttgattggaTTTGGATCCTTAGCCTGATGAGGATGTCCAAGTTTTTAGTGAGAGCATGTGCTTAGTCCCGACGTTAATTATGCATTGGAGAGATCTTGGGTATATGTATACACACTAACCAGCTCAAATAATACGACATCTTCTAGCTAGCCATTTTAGATGAGATCCAGGTTATTACAAATTATCTTGAACCACgtttatctttattttctatTAAAATCACTACCTACCTTCTGGAGAAGAAAATTTTCAGGAGAAAAGTTTGGTCTTATATTTTTACTTTGATTTTCTCTGTGGATTTTCTTTTCAGTAATAAACaactaaaaaaaagataaaattgctGGTTTTTTCTTCATGGATTTCCTTTGATTTCTCTTCATGGACTTCCCAATATAGTTTCTTTTATTTCACTTTCCCGCACCAAATAGAGCCTAACTGTCAGCAATGGTTCTGTATAAAGTAAACTGGCACGTAGGAAGAAGATAAAATTGATAATTCCTAGGTTATGGTCAGCAtatttgttgggggatacccaccgaccgaccgaccgactatcggagggcccgaccggctggcggtccgaccgaccgaccgactatcggagggcccgaccggctggcggcccgaccaccCGACCGACTATcgaagggcccgaccggctggcagcccgaccgactaaccaacggcccgacggacgactctgactggccgatcgtaagtcgggcgacaggccgacggacgccatcagcggctaactgcggccgttccacggtccattcccgaccgactaaacccagaggtccggtagccgacccacatgaagctcgccgaccgacggaggagtccgacgccactctgctggccaccgaccctgggtcggccgactccaccaaccgccgtacggccgccagacgttgtcagctctgacacggacatgcggcatagttacctaggggcattgtcccgccgagagccgggtcaaccctggtgattagacggctacacggcgacatgacattttcacggcggctctgacagcctacagtgagttgacagttcctcacttgtccgcgccattaatgatggcgccataccgtgctccactatatatatcggggaaggcaacagtgcaagggatcgatccgcccgtctctcccacatacgcaggctcgctcctctctctccctctccctctctccttctcagagctctctgtctgcatttcactgttgcccagtcacctctctgacttgaccgtcggagggtccccgccggagccgcctccagtcagtgcggacttccttttgcaggtgcacgcttcccggcgatcgggcgacgaggcgattggccgcaacagattggcgcgccaggtagggggacagcatgacaaagacaagagctcaacgatcgagaatcactgggtcggcaaggcgttcttcccgccgggaagaagcctccccgcccccaccggcggcggagcctagctctccgcgccctgcagtgactacggaggtccagattgcggccatcgtacggcagatgaccgtactgaccgacgcagtcaaaagcctccagcaacaaccggcggcccgacctatgccctcCAAGAGCAGCCGTCGACGACCGCGCCNNNNNNNNNNNNNNNNNNNNNNNNNNNNNNNNNNNNNNNNNNNNNNNNNNNNNNNNNNNNNNNNNNNNNNNNNNNNNNNNNNNNNNNNNNNNNNNNNNNNTTGCATTGTCTTCCCAGTTACTCTTAAAAAAACTACTCGAGTCTGATATTCTAGACTTTAATCGAAAAGTATCCGATCTTTCGAGCAGTTTGAGCAACTTTTCATGATCCACTTCAGCATCAACAGAAGGATGCCACGAATATTAACAGTCTTTTTTTCATCAAACAAACAAGATagagaatcattgaaagattATGTTGGCACATTTTAATGCCACCATGTtggaggtctgtgacctcaattaGTCTATGGGCCATTTCGGCTATGAAGAGGGGGTACGTAGTTTCAGATTtacttatttttctaaataagacACTTCTTCAAACATATGCTGAACTCCTCAAGCACATGCAGAAGTATATTCATATCGAAGAAGTATAACTAATCAATGTCAATCTAAAGACAAAGGtcagaaaaagatgaagaaggatGGAACATCGACAGGGCCCAGCAAAGCCCGAGTTGATAAAAAGGCTCCACCTCGCTGGTCAAGTCCGAAGTCGAGGAACTTCGGCTATCGATACGACTCTTACACCCCCCCTATTGCTCCACATGCGTAGATTTCTCATGGAGGTAGAAGGGGAAAGCTACCTCCGATGGCCCCAACCAATGAAGATGTCTTCAACATCTCATAACAAAAAATGATACTGTCGGTTCTATTGAGATCATGACATCGAACAGTGTACCCAGCTGAAAGATAAGATAGAAGTTTTGATTAGGTGGGGTTATCTCGAAAAGTACCTACAGGATCGTCCTGCATAACTACCCGCTGATCCTTAACATCAATCATGTCCTGAGGAAGAAACTCATGCTCAGCCGACAGCGGGCGTGATCAACATGATTTCTGAAGGCTCAAAAAGTTCATCAAAATGTTAGGAGAGATGATGCCATCATTTTCTCTGAGAAAGACTTGCAAGGAGTTCAAACTCTTCATAATGATGTTGTTATTGTTTTCATGAGAATAGCCAACTatgatgtaaaataatatttagttgataataaaagctttgctgatatatttttttatgatgctttcttCCCAATGCAACTTTTTACTAATCGATTAAAACCAATCAATATGCCCTTAGTCAAATTTATGGATGACTTTGATTAAAGTGGAGGAAGAAATAGAACTCTCTGTTACTGTCAGACAACAACCTCGACAGTTTACTATGCGGCTTAACTTTTTGTAGTCTGAGTTCTTTCGACCTACAACATTATATTGGGATGATCTAGATTGAATATACTTCGGACTGTGGTTTTAATATACCATCTACTCGTACACTTTGCAACAAGGAATGAAACTGACGAAATGCGAGAGAATCAATAGCTAGCCCAAATGTTACTTAAtcatgatcaagaaaaaaaaacccATGGAAGCTCTTTCCATCGATAGATTAGaccagggagaagaagaaagtCGGAGAGAACCCACTGAATGGCTCATCTCGATACCCCTTAAGGAGGAGGACCCAACTAAGACCATCCAAGTTGGATCCTTATTGAGCAacgatcttcaaaaaaaattaatgactTTCCTATGAGACAATGCTGATATTTTTGCCAGGCCGGCTTTCAACATGCCAGGTATTCCCTCAGATGTAATTGTTCATTGATTAAATATTAATGCCAAGTGTAGGCTGGTgcgatagaagaaaaaaaattttgcccCTGAACGATAAATGGCCATCGATAAAGAAGTTGACAAGTTACTGGCTACCGACTTCATCCAAGAAGTGACCTACTCACATTGGCTCGCAAACATCATGATGGTCAAAAAAGCTAATGGCAAATGAAGAATATGCATTGATTACATCGATCTGAACAAAGCTTGTCTGAAGGATAACTTTTCACTATTCAAAATTGACTAGTTAGTTGATGCTACTTCGGATCATCAACTTTGAGTTTTATAGATATCTTTTTTTAGATATCATCAAATCTGGATGGCTCCTGAAGATGAGAAGAAGACGGCGTTTATCATCGAGAAGGATCTGTATTACTACAAAGTCATGTCCTTCAACCTCAAAAATACTGGAGCGACATATCAACAATTGGTCaacaaaatctttaaaaatcaaaTCAACTGTAATATGGAAGTATATATCGACGACATACTTATAAAAAATGACAAAGCATCTATTCATATCGACGATTTGAGGGAAGCTTTCGATGTCCTGAGAAGGCACCAAATGAagttaaatccgactaagtgtgcattcggaATAACTTCTGAAAAATTCTTTGGATTCACGATGACAAGGTGGGGTATTGAAGCTAATTTTgtgaaaattaagataattttggaTATGAAGCCCCCAACTTCTAGGTGAGACATCCAAAAATTGATCGGGTGCATTGCATCTCTCAGCCAATTCATTTCTAAGTCGGCAGAGCAATGCCTTCCATTCTTCAAAACTCTCAGGCAAATGAAAGACTTTACTTGTATAGAAGAATGTCAAAAAGCTTTCAAAGACTTGAAGCTATATTTAAGCTTATGTATTAGGCCACATCTTTTGAAGCTGTAAGTTCGGTCTTGATCCGAAAACACGATAAAGTGTACAAACCTATCTACCACATTAGTCAGATTTTACCTGGAGTGGAGATAAGATATTCTCGGATCGAAAAGGTCATATTTACGATTATCACAACTATATTTTTAGGCTCATTCAATAACAGTCTTAACCGACCTTCCTTTGAGGACTCTGCTGCAGCGACCAAACACTTcaggaagaatggcaaaatggatgatcgaactcgatgagttcgatctttcttacattcctcgatcCTTGATAAAGGCTCAAATATTAGCCAACTTCATTGTGAGTGCACCATGACAATCGATGACGAAATTGAGGAACAATCCGATGATAAAACTTCAAAACTACCAtgaattttatatgtggatggaaACTCAAATGCATAAGGCTGTGGAGTGGATCTCATTTTAACCAACAATGATGGAATGGTCACCGAGTACGCTCTTCGATTCGCTTTCAAAGCCTCGAACAATCAGACCGAATATGAAGCCTTGATAGTCAAGCTAAAAGTAGCTATGGACCTCAGTATGAAATGACTAAAAGTCTTCACCGACTCGTAACTGATGGTCGAATAATCTCGAGGAGAATATGAAGCCCGAGATCCAACACTGGCAAAGTATCTTCAAAAGCTTCGATCTCTCCAAGAGAATCTTGACTACTTCAAGATTTTTTACATTCTTCGCTTAGAGAATGTCCGTACAGATTCTCTATCCTGACTCGCAATCTTCAATTGCAGCAacctgaaaaaatttttattgagcaTCTCGACAATCCGAGTatt
Protein-coding regions in this window:
- the LOC105047363 gene encoding multiprotein-bridging factor 1b — encoded protein: MAGIGPITQDWDPIMIRKKGPNVTAKKDEKAVNAARRSGAEIDTVKKSNAGTNKAASSSTSLNTRKLDEESENLSCKCS